A region of Athene noctua chromosome 12, bAthNoc1.hap1.1, whole genome shotgun sequence DNA encodes the following proteins:
- the LOC141965075 gene encoding protocadherin beta-15-like: protein MAIARQVLCLAAFLSLPPARPEPLRYSVAEEGESGSVVGNVAEDAGLAPAQLSARRARLASEDGRQRFRLDRGTGRLVVAERLDREELCGQSGACTLPLELLLANPLQFFRVEVAVEDINDHSPAFPEEQVTLKILETSNPGSRFPLEGARDLDVGSNGVQAYSIAPENQYFSVSYGSRIKGKKYLELVLEKALDREEQAEVGFSLIAVDGGSPPRSGTTQIHIVVLDVNDNAPIFTQELYVGQVLENSPEGSVVLRVVATDRDAGPNGDITYQFSQVVGQSHSAFVTDPVSGEIRLRKSLDFEEAETHELSVRATDGGGLSAICRVLVEVVDVNDNAPELVVSSFSSPLPENVLPGTVVALFAVKDRDAGANGKISCALEEQLSFSLRPAYKNYYELVTVSVLDREETAQYILTVTAADEGSPPLTTTQTFTADISDVNDNAPVFNQTSYTMYVRENNVPTVLVGAVSASDADVGPNAKVTYSLAPAHPAEQAPCSCISVNSENGHVFVLRPLDYERVRQIEVSVSASDAGTPPLSANVTVRLLVVDENDNAPLVLYPAQDSSPASSELVPMSAEAGYLVTKVVAVDADSGQNSWLSYHLLRATDPGLFAVGAQSGEVRLRRPVTDRDAMKQKLVILVRDNGRPPLSATAALSALLLKDFSDVHLPHSSLTTEDEGGSLTTYLIISLVFVSLLFLVSTAAFVTRKVCKRKELKGEHVLYGTGHLQSGLADAAAAGTLPHPYCYEISLTTGSGNSEFKFLKPVVPSLPPQLSAMGGGTDDDLHFPHGPVAVEDMAPENPGTLSAEQFSSLSFN, encoded by the coding sequence ATGGCGATCGCAAGGCAAGTGCTCTGTCTCGcggctttcctctccctgccgCCCGCTCGCCCCGAGCCCCTGCGCTACTCCGTAGCCGAGGAGGGCGAGAGCGGCTCCGTGGTGGGCAACGTGGCGGAGGACGCGGGGCTGGCCCCGGCGCAGCTCTCGGCTCGCCGCGCCCGCCTGGCCTCGGAGGACGGCCGGCAGCGCTTTCGCTTAGACCGCGGCACCGGCCGCCTCGTCGTGGCGGAGAGGCTGGACCGGGAGGAGCTGTGCGGGCAGTCCGGGGCGTGCACGCTCcccttggagctgctgctggccaacCCCCTGCAGTTCTTTCGGGTCGAGGTGGCCGTGGAGGACATCAACGACCACTCGCCCGCTTTCCCGGAGGAACAAGTCACTTTGAAGATCCTGGAAACGAGCAACCCGGGCTCGCGTTTCCCGCTGGAGGGGGCTCGGGACCTGGATGTTGGCAGCAACGGTGTCCAGGCTTACAGCATCGCTCCCGAGAACCAGTACTTCAGTGTCTCCTACGGGAGTCGCATTAAGGGCAAGAAGTATTTGGAACTGGTGTTGGAAAAGGCGCTAGACcgagaggagcaggcagaggtgggtTTCAGTCTCATTGCCGTGGACGGGGGCTCTCCACCCAGGAGTGGCACCACCCAAATCCACATTGTCGTTCTGGATGTCAATGACAACGCTCCCATCTTCACACAGGAGCTTTACGTTGGGCAGGTTTTGGAGAACTCCCCAGAGGGCTCTGTGGTTCTCAGGGTGGTGGCAACTGATCGGGATGCAGGACCTAATGGGGACATCACCTACCAGTTCAGCCAAGTGGTTGGCCAGAGCCACTCAGCATTTGTGACTGACCCGGTGAGTGGTGAAATTCGACTTAGAAAATCTCTGGATTTTGAGGAAGCAGAGACTCATGAGCTCAGTGTGCGGGCCACGGATGGCGGGGGTCTCTCAGCAATCTGCAGGGTGTTGGTGGAGGTGGTGGATGTGAATGACAACGCGCCGGAGCTGGTTGTCAGTTCATTCAGCAGCCCCCTGCCCGAGAATGTATTACCTGGAACAGTGGTCGCCCTCTTTGCTGTCAAAGACCGGGATGCTGGTGCCAATGGGAAGATCTCCTGTGCCCTCGAGGAGCAGCTGTCGTTCTCCCTGCGGCCGGCCTATAAGAATTACTACGAGCTGGTGACTGTGAGCGTGCTGGACCGGGAGGAGACGGCTCAGTACATCCTCACTGTCACAGCAGCAGATGAGGGGTCGCCTCCTCTGACAACCACCCAGACCTTCACAGCGGACATCTCCGATGTCAACGACAACGCACCTGTCTTCAACCAGACATCGTACACCATGTATGTGCGTGAAAACAATGTTCCCACGGTGCTCGTAGGAGCCGTCAGTGCCTCGGATGCTGATGTGGGTCCCAATGCCAAGGTGACCTATTCGCTGGCCCCAGCCCACCCGGCAGAGCAGgctccctgctcctgcatctCCGTGAACTCAGAGAACGGGCACGTGTTTGTGCTGCGGCCCCTGGACTACGAGCGGGTGAGGCAGATCGAGGTCTCGGTGAGCGCCTCGGATGCAGGGACTCCTCCTCTCAGTGCCAATGTCACTGTCCGCCTGCTTGTGGTGGACGAGAACGACAATGCGCCGCTGGTGCTGTACCCAGCCCAGGACAGCAGCCCAGCGTCCAGCGAGCTGGTGCCCATGTCAGCTGAGGCGGGCTACCTCGTCACCAAAGTGGTGGCCGTCGACGCTGACTCAGGGCAGAACTCGTGGCTCTCGTACCACCTGCTGAGGGCCACTGACCCCGGGCTGTTTGCCGTGGGTGCCCAAAGCGGGGAGGTGCGGCTGAGGAGGCCCGTGACAGACAGGGACGCCATGAAGCAGAAGCTCGTCATCCTGGTGCGAGACAACGGGCGGCCACCGCTGTCAGCCACTGCTGCACTGAGCGCACTCCTGCTCAAGGACTTCTCAGACGTgcacctgccccacagcagcctgaCCACGGAGGACGAGGGTGGCTCCCTGACCACCTATTTAATCATTTCCTTGGTCTTCGTCTCACTCCTCTTCCTCGTGTCCACAGCAGCCTTTGTCACTCGCAAGGTGTGCAAGAGAAAGGAGCTGAAGGGTGAGCACGTGCTTTATGGCACTGGGCACTTGCAGAGCGGCCTGGCTGATGCGGCCGCTGCAGGGACCCTGCCCCACCCCTATTGCTATGAGATCAGCCTGACGACGGGCTCGGGCAACAGCGAGTTCAAGTTTCTGAAGCCCGTGGTCCCCAGCCTGCCACCACAGCTCAGTGCCATGGGCGGAGGCACAGATGATGATCTCCATTTCCCCCATGGCCCTGTGGCCGTGGAGGACATGGCACCAGAGAACCCAGGGACGCTCTCTGCAGAACAGTTCAGTAGTCTTTCCTTTAACTAG